From one Lycium ferocissimum isolate CSIRO_LF1 chromosome 7, AGI_CSIRO_Lferr_CH_V1, whole genome shotgun sequence genomic stretch:
- the LOC132065225 gene encoding uncharacterized protein LOC132065225 isoform X2 — MGQQTVDSKSSDHGQANAKSGPKHDKQLLVPVAIMGPAIQDSRSESVVAASKSIESPLFPETNNMDNKVSNITGSKRPTPECLVNPLSRCSTNNSGSGHLVYVRRRPEGELSKTAASNNQSGVTDYPQLKKLSQHDEKTQTEVQMKEARHYFPEVSPISGTSSRCSLSMKPSVPPSTGESNNNLASVNVSNHQVTSTRLLLDNQKKVNFKLWEERYFQLQNLLHKLEQSKQEDYVQMLRSLSSVDLSKHAVELEKRSMRLALEEAKEVQRVRGLDVLGKYPKNPRASIA, encoded by the exons ATGGGTCAACAAACAGTAGATTCAAAATCAAGCGATCATGGGCAGGCTAATGCTAAATCTGGACCCAAGCATGATAAACAGCTGTTGGTGCCAGTAGCCATAATGGGACCTGCAATTCAGGATTCACGGAGCGAGAGTGTGGTTGCTGCCTCCAAATCTATTGAAAGCCCACTATTTCCTGAAACGAATAATATGGACAATAAAGTTTCTAATATAACTGGCTCCAAAAGACCTACCCCAGAATGCCTAGTGAACCCTCTCAGCCGATGCTCGACAAACAATTCTGGTAGTGGGCATCTTGTCTATGTTCGTAGAAGACCCGAAGGAGAGTTAAGCAAAACTGCTGCTAGTAACAACCAAAGTGGTGTTACTGATTATCCACAACTGAAGAAGCTTAGTCAACATGATGAGAAAACTCAGACTGAAGTTCAGATGAAGGAAGCTAGACACTATTTTCCAGAAGTTTCACCAATCTCAGGAACTTCTTCAAGGTGCTCCTTATCCATGAAACCTTCAGTACCTCCCTCGACGGGAGAGTCCAACAACAATTTAGCTTCAGTTAACGTTAGCAACCATCAAGTCACTTCTACCAGACTATTGTTGGATAATCAAAAGAAGGTTAATTTTAAGCTTTGGGAAGAGCGGTATTTCCAATTGCAGAACTTGTTGCACAAACTGGAGCAATCAAAGCAAGAGGATTATGTCCAGA TGCTTCGATCGCTCTCCTCTGTTGACCTAAGCAAACATGCTGTTGAACTGGAGAAGAGGTCCATGCGGCTCGCATTGGAAGAAG CTAAGGAGGTGCAACGAGTAAGAGGCTTGGATGTGTTGGGGAAATATCCAAAGAACCCCAGAGCTTCAATAGCTTGA
- the LOC132065225 gene encoding uncharacterized protein LOC132065225 isoform X1: MGQQTVDSKSSDHGQANAKSGPKHDKQLLVPVAIMGPAIQDSRSESVVAASKSIESPLFPETNNMDNKVSNITGSKRPTPECLVNPLSRCSTNNSGSGHLVYVRRRPEGELSKTAASNNQSGVTDYPQLKKLSQHDEKTQTEVQMKEARHYFPEVSPISGTSSRCSLSMKPSVPPSTGESNNNLASVNVSNHQVTSTRLLLDNQKKVNFKLWEERYFQLQNLLHKLEQSKQEDYVQTVLRSLSSVDLSKHAVELEKRSMRLALEEAKEVQRVRGLDVLGKYPKNPRASIA; the protein is encoded by the exons ATGGGTCAACAAACAGTAGATTCAAAATCAAGCGATCATGGGCAGGCTAATGCTAAATCTGGACCCAAGCATGATAAACAGCTGTTGGTGCCAGTAGCCATAATGGGACCTGCAATTCAGGATTCACGGAGCGAGAGTGTGGTTGCTGCCTCCAAATCTATTGAAAGCCCACTATTTCCTGAAACGAATAATATGGACAATAAAGTTTCTAATATAACTGGCTCCAAAAGACCTACCCCAGAATGCCTAGTGAACCCTCTCAGCCGATGCTCGACAAACAATTCTGGTAGTGGGCATCTTGTCTATGTTCGTAGAAGACCCGAAGGAGAGTTAAGCAAAACTGCTGCTAGTAACAACCAAAGTGGTGTTACTGATTATCCACAACTGAAGAAGCTTAGTCAACATGATGAGAAAACTCAGACTGAAGTTCAGATGAAGGAAGCTAGACACTATTTTCCAGAAGTTTCACCAATCTCAGGAACTTCTTCAAGGTGCTCCTTATCCATGAAACCTTCAGTACCTCCCTCGACGGGAGAGTCCAACAACAATTTAGCTTCAGTTAACGTTAGCAACCATCAAGTCACTTCTACCAGACTATTGTTGGATAATCAAAAGAAGGTTAATTTTAAGCTTTGGGAAGAGCGGTATTTCCAATTGCAGAACTTGTTGCACAAACTGGAGCAATCAAAGCAAGAGGATTATGTCCAGA CAGTGCTTCGATCGCTCTCCTCTGTTGACCTAAGCAAACATGCTGTTGAACTGGAGAAGAGGTCCATGCGGCTCGCATTGGAAGAAG CTAAGGAGGTGCAACGAGTAAGAGGCTTGGATGTGTTGGGGAAATATCCAAAGAACCCCAGAGCTTCAATAGCTTGA